A genomic stretch from Nodosilinea sp. E11 includes:
- a CDS encoding DUF1622 domain-containing protein, whose product MLLDALESVSFTLATLGETLLELLGVLCIFTGIFATARLAIKILRHRQRVVLPFIQIRLKFGLWLALALEFQLGADILSTAIAPTNEALIRLSVIAVIRTFLNYFLNKEIEAQLEFRERAIAHNYPPLFLLDSPTEFMEIPQDDAKPHSSHP is encoded by the coding sequence ATGCTGCTAGATGCCCTTGAAAGCGTTTCCTTTACCCTGGCCACCCTTGGGGAAACCCTGCTGGAATTGCTGGGGGTGCTCTGCATTTTTACGGGCATCTTTGCCACGGCCCGACTGGCGATCAAAATCCTGAGACACCGCCAGCGGGTGGTGCTGCCCTTTATTCAAATCCGGCTGAAATTTGGCCTTTGGCTGGCCCTGGCCCTAGAATTTCAGCTAGGGGCGGATATTTTGAGCACTGCGATCGCACCCACCAACGAAGCCCTCATTCGCCTCTCGGTGATCGCGGTGATTCGGACCTTTTTAAACTACTTTTTAAATAAAGAAATTGAGGCCCAATTGGAGTTTCGAGAACGGGCGATCGCCCACAACTACCCCCCACTGTTTTTGCTAGACAGCCCCACAGAATTTATGGAAATTCCTCAGGATGATGCTAAACCCCATTCTTCTCACCCCTGA
- a CDS encoding MFS transporter, translating into MTAMVSPGSFEQRLDNSPLTRAMALLWVLSAGLIALDGFDFFVIGIALPFLKRDFGLDATTVGAVATAAVVGSLVGSLTLGPITDRVGRKPMLIVDVLLFVVATAGTALAWNVASLIAFRFLVGVAIGADYPISVAYITENVPARYRGRLVIGAFTFQAVGAMLGALTGVVVISLYQVFYPDPEPLAVQYAWRWMLGVGVLLAILVAVVRLSVQLESPRYYISRGEYDKASTAASQLLGDAIVITAEGEPPPETEPTTLATLFTPLHRRSTLLASLPWFLQDIATYGIGIFTPAIIAMLALSTETNFMVQEMNAAKGAALVDGFLIVGFLCAVALVDRLGRIRLQIIGFGGMAVGLLLLAASGLVSPDQGAATGLVLAGFVVFNLMMNAGPNATTFLLSGEVFPTHLRATGAGFAAAFAKAGAVLGTFVLPIVAKSCGISPLLVGLAVICGLAAVLTYRFRIETTGQSLEAVQDWERSLSLTPPSQGG; encoded by the coding sequence ATGACCGCGATGGTATCTCCCGGTTCCTTTGAACAGCGGTTGGATAACTCCCCGCTTACTCGCGCTATGGCGTTGCTCTGGGTGCTCTCGGCGGGGCTGATTGCTCTAGACGGGTTTGATTTCTTTGTCATTGGGATCGCCCTTCCCTTCCTAAAACGGGATTTTGGTCTGGATGCCACTACCGTTGGGGCAGTGGCTACGGCGGCGGTGGTCGGATCCCTAGTGGGGTCGCTCACCCTGGGGCCAATTACTGACCGGGTGGGGCGCAAGCCGATGCTGATTGTCGATGTACTGCTGTTTGTGGTGGCGACGGCAGGCACGGCCCTGGCCTGGAATGTCGCTTCACTGATTGCGTTTCGCTTTTTGGTGGGGGTGGCGATCGGGGCCGACTACCCGATCAGCGTCGCCTACATCACCGAAAATGTCCCCGCCCGCTACCGGGGACGATTGGTGATCGGAGCCTTTACCTTTCAGGCGGTGGGGGCCATGCTGGGAGCGCTCACCGGAGTGGTGGTCATATCTCTGTACCAGGTGTTCTATCCCGATCCAGAACCGCTGGCGGTGCAGTATGCCTGGCGCTGGATGCTAGGAGTAGGGGTACTCTTGGCGATTCTAGTGGCGGTGGTGCGGCTGAGCGTTCAGCTAGAAAGCCCCCGGTACTACATTAGCCGGGGTGAGTATGACAAGGCTTCGACAGCCGCCAGCCAGCTTTTGGGAGACGCGATCGTCATTACAGCTGAGGGTGAACCGCCTCCAGAGACCGAGCCCACAACCCTGGCCACGCTGTTTACCCCGCTCCATCGGCGCAGTACGCTGCTGGCCTCCCTGCCCTGGTTTTTGCAAGATATTGCCACCTACGGCATCGGCATTTTCACCCCGGCCATTATCGCCATGCTGGCCCTGTCTACGGAAACTAATTTCATGGTGCAGGAGATGAATGCGGCCAAAGGGGCGGCGCTGGTGGATGGGTTTTTGATCGTCGGGTTTCTCTGTGCCGTGGCTCTGGTGGATCGCCTGGGGCGCATTCGCCTTCAAATCATCGGCTTTGGGGGCATGGCAGTGGGGCTATTGCTGCTGGCCGCTTCGGGGTTAGTCTCGCCAGATCAGGGGGCCGCAACAGGGCTGGTGTTGGCTGGGTTTGTAGTGTTTAACCTGATGATGAACGCTGGCCCCAATGCCACCACCTTTTTGCTGTCGGGAGAGGTGTTTCCGACTCACCTGCGGGCCACGGGGGCCGGGTTTGCGGCGGCCTTTGCCAAGGCGGGGGCGGTGCTGGGCACCTTTGTGCTGCCCATTGTGGCCAAATCCTGCGGGATTTCGCCCTTGTTGGTGGGGTTGGCGGTGATCTGTGGGCTGGCGGCAGTGCTTACCTACCGCTTCCGAATTGAAACCACGGGCCAATCTCTAGAGGCGGTGCAGGACTGGGAGCGATCGCTATCCCTCACCCCACCCTCCCAAGGAGGTTAG
- a CDS encoding YqhA family protein: MPDPYPVPQPATPMPRLVMAIRWTRFVSVLAVISSLIGALLMFWIGTVNTLKAVLLVINAEESMVEGSRISTTELATLELLECLDSFLVGLAFLYFAYGIYSLFIQLEKTDTDSGTWTKLGGISTLKKTLMEVLIVLLTVVFVKGLLERLSFRGLEWTYLVIPLSILALAASTRLLQFEGTDTAKRKESDP; encoded by the coding sequence ATGCCCGACCCTTACCCTGTTCCTCAGCCCGCTACACCAATGCCTCGATTGGTCATGGCCATTCGCTGGACTCGCTTTGTGAGCGTACTGGCCGTTATCTCCTCTCTAATCGGGGCGTTGCTGATGTTTTGGATTGGCACCGTCAATACCCTGAAGGCGGTATTGCTAGTGATCAACGCCGAGGAATCGATGGTAGAGGGGAGCCGTATTTCCACCACCGAATTGGCCACGCTTGAGCTATTGGAATGTCTGGATAGCTTTCTGGTCGGACTCGCATTTTTATACTTCGCCTATGGAATTTATTCACTGTTTATTCAGCTTGAAAAAACTGATACTGATTCGGGTACTTGGACGAAGCTGGGGGGCATCAGCACCTTAAAAAAGACCTTGATGGAGGTGCTAATCGTGCTGCTGACGGTGGTTTTTGTGAAAGGACTGCTGGAGCGACTGTCGTTTCGGGGCTTGGAATGGACCTATTTGGTGATTCCTCTCTCGATTTTGGCCCTGGCCGCCAGTACCCGCCTGCTGCAATTTGAAGGTACTGATACGGCTAAGCGAAAGGAGTCCGACCCATGA
- a CDS encoding arylsulfatase, whose protein sequence is MSNPWLQDWPRGGVCPPHILTRFVAGALALTLVLAPSTWLGLGTGHAIAAPFSSANTAPAAAVPTAPSKPNIVVIWGDDIGQSDISAYSKGLMGFHTPNIDRIAQEGVLFTDYYGEQSCTAGRAAFITGQSVFRTGMSKVGLPGSDLGLRPEDPTIAEMLKAQGYATAQFGKNHLGDKDEFLPTNHGFDEFYGNLYHLNAEEEPELPDYPSPEDFPNFAKRFGPRGVLHTFADGRIEDTGPLTKKRMETIDDDIADRSVGYLKKQAEAGQPFFLWTNFTHMHFRTHPKAESVGQAGRWQSPYHDVMVDHDQNVGQILDALDELGLAENTLVFYSTDNGPHMNSWPDAAMTPFRNEKNSGWEGAFRIPAMVRWPGHIEPGTVSNDIMSHLDWMPTFLAAAGAPEVKDKLLTGYKAAGRNFKVHLDGYNALPYLTGQTPESPRQEFFYFSDDGDLLAMRYDNWKLHFKVQDAPGTLDVWQREFRPLRFPYIFNLRTDPYERATLTSNTYWDWMLDHIFLLVPAQGKVAEFLSTFKQYPPRQKAASFTVDQALEQLQSIPPGSS, encoded by the coding sequence ATGAGTAATCCTTGGCTTCAGGATTGGCCCAGGGGGGGCGTTTGCCCCCCTCACATTCTGACTCGCTTCGTCGCTGGTGCATTGGCGTTAACTCTGGTACTGGCCCCTTCCACCTGGCTAGGGTTGGGGACAGGTCATGCGATCGCAGCCCCCTTTTCCTCAGCTAACACGGCCCCCGCTGCGGCAGTTCCAACGGCCCCCAGCAAGCCCAACATCGTGGTGATCTGGGGAGACGACATTGGCCAGAGCGACATCAGTGCCTACAGCAAAGGGCTGATGGGCTTTCACACCCCCAATATCGATCGCATCGCCCAGGAAGGCGTGCTCTTCACCGACTATTACGGCGAACAGAGCTGCACCGCCGGACGCGCCGCCTTCATTACGGGGCAAAGCGTGTTTCGCACGGGCATGAGCAAAGTGGGCCTGCCCGGATCGGATTTGGGTCTGCGGCCCGAAGACCCCACCATTGCCGAAATGCTCAAGGCCCAGGGCTACGCCACCGCCCAGTTTGGCAAAAACCACCTGGGTGACAAGGACGAATTTTTGCCCACCAACCACGGCTTTGATGAGTTCTACGGCAACCTCTACCACCTCAATGCCGAGGAGGAGCCAGAACTGCCCGACTACCCCAGCCCCGAAGATTTTCCTAACTTTGCCAAGCGGTTTGGCCCCCGTGGGGTGCTGCACACCTTCGCCGATGGCCGCATTGAAGACACCGGCCCGCTGACCAAAAAGCGGATGGAAACCATCGACGACGACATCGCCGATCGCTCCGTAGGCTACCTGAAAAAGCAGGCGGAAGCGGGACAGCCCTTCTTCCTGTGGACGAACTTTACCCACATGCACTTCCGCACCCACCCCAAGGCCGAAAGCGTGGGGCAGGCCGGACGCTGGCAATCGCCCTACCACGACGTGATGGTTGACCACGACCAAAACGTGGGCCAAATTCTCGATGCATTGGATGAACTGGGCCTGGCCGAAAACACCCTGGTCTTCTACAGCACCGACAACGGCCCCCACATGAACTCCTGGCCCGATGCCGCCATGACCCCCTTCCGCAACGAGAAAAACTCCGGTTGGGAAGGAGCTTTTCGGATTCCGGCCATGGTGCGCTGGCCTGGGCACATCGAACCCGGCACCGTCTCTAACGACATCATGTCTCACCTAGATTGGATGCCTACCTTCCTCGCCGCCGCCGGAGCCCCAGAGGTAAAAGACAAACTCCTCACCGGCTACAAGGCCGCTGGCAGAAATTTCAAGGTGCATCTAGACGGCTATAATGCTTTGCCCTACCTGACAGGGCAAACCCCTGAAAGCCCCCGGCAGGAGTTCTTCTATTTCTCAGACGACGGCGACCTGCTGGCTATGCGCTACGACAACTGGAAGCTGCACTTCAAGGTGCAAGATGCCCCGGGTACCCTGGATGTCTGGCAGCGAGAATTTCGGCCCCTGCGCTTTCCCTACATCTTTAACCTGAGGACGGACCCCTACGAACGGGCCACCCTAACCTCAAACACCTACTGGGACTGGATGTTGGATCACATCTTCCTGCTGGTGCCTGCCCAGGGCAAGGTGGCCGAATTCCTGTCTACCTTCAAGCAATATCCCCCCCGCCAAAAGGCCGCCAGCTTCACGGTGGATCAGGCGCTAGAGCAACTGCAATCCATCCCCCCCGGCAGCAGCTAA
- a CDS encoding bifunctional UDP-sugar hydrolase/5'-nucleotidase, translated as MQSPDLNRRTFLKTSLAVAPAMLSFSAPKDDPKDAPEALADTPGKQVFSILHTNDMHSNVVGVGPLRDYTPLSLGDDQTRGGYARLGALITQRKAELERLGPVLVLDAGDFSMGTAVAAACRELGAELQLMANMGYDATTFGNHEFDLGPDGLGQVIKRAAETGDIPAIVVTNSDVSAESERLADLQEMAQRGVLQPYRVIERGGLRFGLVGIIGYDAFKYAADVGEVALGDPIATAKAAVQRLKQEEQVDVAIALSHGGVVKRPDGQFGQGEDLNLLAAIPELDVVIGGHTHSELRQPLLVDHRPVVQAGKYGEHLGELVLSLEDGQVTVESYRLIPVDDHIQGDSAIQARVESFLQQAGEITFAPRGYTTTQPLVVIAEDWPMDYTDIESGTPLANVVTDALRLATNSQIAFTANGAIRAGLKKGKTGVQTVYDVFAMAPLGNGIVDPTAGSAMVKGYFTAAELKNILEFLLIDDPNHPGEYYPRTSGLRFYYDPSRPRFDQVTGLELGNLDDGYAPLDLAASTLYSFATSLYLGSILVYIPQLSKGALPLQPKKVDGSPLTRKDEAIVDPRESTSPYVLPTTAHLNIDLAAIDAASREIKEWQAIMDYLVSLPHKNPDGISVLVKDARAREVRAIKTC; from the coding sequence ATGCAAAGTCCTGACCTCAATCGCCGCACCTTTTTGAAAACCTCTCTGGCTGTAGCACCTGCCATGCTTTCGTTCAGTGCCCCAAAAGATGACCCCAAAGATGCTCCAGAGGCCCTGGCGGACACCCCAGGTAAACAGGTTTTCTCCATTCTCCACACCAACGACATGCACTCTAATGTGGTTGGGGTGGGGCCGTTGCGAGACTACACGCCTTTGAGTTTGGGGGATGACCAAACCAGGGGTGGCTATGCCCGCCTAGGGGCATTAATTACCCAGCGCAAGGCTGAACTAGAGCGCCTCGGCCCCGTGCTGGTGCTGGATGCGGGGGACTTTAGCATGGGCACTGCTGTGGCCGCCGCCTGTCGCGAACTGGGGGCCGAACTGCAACTGATGGCAAACATGGGCTACGACGCCACCACCTTTGGAAACCACGAGTTTGACCTGGGGCCAGATGGCCTGGGGCAGGTGATCAAGCGAGCGGCTGAGACTGGCGATATCCCGGCCATTGTGGTGACGAATAGCGATGTCAGTGCGGAGTCTGAACGCTTGGCTGACCTCCAGGAAATGGCCCAGCGGGGAGTGCTTCAGCCCTACCGGGTGATTGAGCGGGGTGGCCTGCGGTTTGGCCTGGTGGGCATCATTGGCTACGACGCGTTCAAATACGCCGCCGATGTTGGCGAGGTGGCCTTGGGCGACCCGATCGCAACGGCCAAGGCAGCGGTGCAACGGCTGAAGCAGGAGGAACAGGTCGATGTGGCGATCGCCCTCAGCCACGGTGGCGTGGTTAAACGTCCCGATGGGCAATTTGGCCAGGGGGAAGACCTGAACCTGCTCGCAGCTATACCAGAATTAGATGTGGTGATTGGCGGCCATACCCATAGTGAATTGCGGCAGCCACTCTTAGTCGATCACCGCCCCGTGGTGCAGGCCGGCAAGTATGGCGAACACCTGGGCGAACTGGTGCTCAGCCTAGAGGATGGCCAAGTGACGGTGGAGTCCTATCGGCTGATTCCCGTGGATGACCACATTCAGGGCGATTCTGCCATTCAGGCCAGGGTAGAAAGCTTCCTCCAGCAGGCCGGAGAGATCACCTTTGCCCCCCGTGGCTATACCACCACCCAACCCCTGGTGGTGATCGCCGAAGACTGGCCCATGGACTACACCGATATTGAATCGGGGACGCCCCTGGCCAACGTGGTGACGGACGCCCTGCGCCTTGCCACTAATAGCCAAATTGCCTTCACGGCCAATGGTGCGATCCGCGCCGGACTGAAAAAAGGTAAAACCGGAGTGCAAACGGTGTATGACGTCTTTGCCATGGCTCCCCTGGGCAACGGCATTGTGGACCCTACTGCTGGGAGTGCCATGGTCAAGGGCTATTTCACGGCGGCAGAGCTGAAAAATATTCTGGAATTTCTCTTGATTGATGACCCCAACCATCCCGGCGAATATTACCCCAGAACGTCGGGCCTGCGGTTTTACTACGACCCCAGCCGCCCCCGATTTGACCAAGTCACCGGCCTAGAACTGGGCAATCTGGACGACGGTTACGCACCCCTCGACCTAGCCGCCTCAACCCTCTATAGCTTCGCCACCAGTTTGTACCTCGGCTCGATTCTGGTTTATATTCCTCAGCTCAGTAAAGGCGCGTTGCCCCTCCAGCCCAAAAAGGTCGATGGTAGCCCCCTGACCCGCAAGGATGAAGCCATCGTTGACCCCAGAGAATCGACCAGTCCCTACGTCTTACCCACTACGGCGCATCTAAATATCGACCTGGCGGCGATCGATGCGGCGAGCCGAGAAATTAAAGAGTGGCAGGCGATTATGGATTACTTGGTAAGCCTGCCCCATAAAAATCCAGACGGTATTTCTGTCTTGGTCAAAGATGCGCGGGCCAGGGAAGTACGAGCCATTAAGACCTGTTAA
- a CDS encoding arylsulfatase, producing MFKRLWKFTLAWVAIMAIALQSAVPPALAQEILPHPIQPFSGKIGLTYQTSEPVKSQLKLPSTFGIENAPNVLLVLIDDVGFGQFSSFGGSIPTPTMDRVVKSGLQFTQFHTTALCSPTRAALLTGRNHHSVGNGVITEAGTGFPGYTGVIPDNAGTFAQILQAYGYATAWFGKNHNVPDWESSMAGPFDRWPQGLGFDYFYGFVGGDTDQFHPALVENTTRIEPPEANADGTPYHLSTDLADHAINYIRQVNAVSPEKPFLVYLAPGATHAPHQAPQAWIDKFKGQFDMGWDQYREDTFQRQKKLGVIPADAQLTPRPTALAAWDSLSPEEQRVYARMMEVFAGFTAHVDHEVGRVVEAIDQIGELDNTLVIYIAGDNGSSAEGGFNGLLNEMTFFNGLPENLEAKVAAIDDLGGPKYYNHFPSAWAWAMDSPFQWTKQIASHFGGTRNGLAMAWPAGIKDKGGKRFQFSHVIDIAPTILEAVGIPQPVQVNGMTQKPIEGTSLVYTFEDGKAPTRHTTQYFEMAGNQGIYSDGWMASALWSEPWVSEPPADKDLLNLDWELYHIDEDFTQAVDLADQMPDKLREMKDLFYAEAARYNVLPLDGRRTARLNVANRPSLTAGRTHFAYPRGMRLPEGSAPDLKYRNHTITANVEIPSQGAEGMLVTLGGRFSGYGLFVKDGKLFYHYNLAGVDRYEVESSTRLPTGKVVLKADYKTDAAQPFAGAMVTLYANNKKIGQGRVEKSIPNRFTIDETLDIGFDTGTPVTETYEMPFAFTGKLDEVAIDLN from the coding sequence ATGTTCAAACGCCTCTGGAAATTCACCCTGGCTTGGGTAGCAATAATGGCGATCGCACTGCAATCCGCCGTACCCCCCGCCCTGGCCCAGGAGATTTTGCCCCATCCGATTCAGCCCTTTTCCGGCAAAATTGGGCTCACCTATCAAACCTCGGAACCCGTTAAAAGTCAGCTCAAGCTGCCCAGCACCTTCGGCATTGAAAATGCCCCCAACGTGCTGCTGGTGCTGATTGACGACGTGGGTTTTGGGCAGTTCAGCAGCTTCGGCGGCAGCATCCCCACCCCGACGATGGATCGGGTGGTAAAGAGCGGGCTGCAATTTACCCAGTTCCACACCACGGCCCTCTGTTCCCCCACGCGGGCGGCCCTGCTGACCGGACGCAACCACCATTCCGTGGGCAACGGCGTGATTACCGAGGCGGGAACCGGCTTTCCGGGCTATACCGGCGTGATTCCTGACAATGCGGGCACCTTTGCCCAGATTTTGCAGGCCTACGGCTATGCCACCGCCTGGTTTGGCAAAAACCACAACGTGCCCGACTGGGAAAGCAGCATGGCGGGGCCGTTTGACCGCTGGCCCCAGGGGCTGGGTTTCGACTACTTCTATGGCTTTGTGGGCGGCGACACCGACCAGTTCCACCCCGCCCTGGTGGAAAACACCACCCGCATCGAGCCGCCCGAAGCCAATGCCGACGGCACCCCCTACCACCTCAGCACCGACCTCGCCGACCACGCCATTAACTACATTCGCCAGGTGAATGCGGTTTCTCCCGAGAAGCCCTTCCTGGTGTACCTGGCTCCTGGGGCCACCCATGCCCCCCACCAGGCTCCCCAGGCCTGGATCGACAAATTCAAAGGCCAGTTTGACATGGGCTGGGATCAGTATCGCGAAGACACCTTCCAGCGGCAGAAAAAGCTGGGCGTGATTCCCGCCGATGCTCAGCTCACACCCCGACCGACAGCGCTGGCAGCTTGGGATTCTCTCTCCCCGGAGGAGCAGCGGGTCTATGCCCGGATGATGGAGGTGTTTGCCGGGTTCACCGCCCATGTAGACCATGAAGTGGGGCGCGTAGTGGAGGCCATCGACCAAATTGGCGAACTGGACAACACCCTGGTGATCTACATCGCTGGGGACAACGGCTCCAGCGCCGAGGGGGGCTTTAATGGCCTGCTGAACGAGATGACCTTCTTCAACGGCCTGCCCGAAAACCTGGAGGCTAAGGTCGCCGCCATTGACGACCTGGGTGGGCCAAAGTACTACAACCACTTCCCCTCCGCCTGGGCCTGGGCCATGGATAGCCCCTTCCAGTGGACGAAGCAAATTGCCTCCCACTTTGGCGGCACCCGCAACGGCTTGGCCATGGCCTGGCCGGCGGGCATCAAAGACAAGGGTGGCAAGCGCTTTCAGTTCAGCCATGTAATCGACATTGCGCCGACGATTCTGGAAGCGGTGGGGATTCCCCAACCCGTACAGGTGAACGGCATGACCCAAAAACCCATCGAAGGCACTAGCCTGGTCTACACCTTTGAGGACGGTAAAGCGCCTACGCGCCACACCACCCAATACTTTGAGATGGCGGGCAATCAGGGCATCTATAGCGACGGCTGGATGGCCAGCGCCCTGTGGTCTGAGCCCTGGGTGTCCGAGCCCCCCGCCGACAAAGACCTGCTGAATTTGGACTGGGAGCTTTACCACATTGACGAAGACTTTACCCAGGCGGTGGATTTAGCTGACCAGATGCCCGACAAGCTCCGGGAGATGAAGGATTTGTTCTACGCCGAAGCGGCTCGGTACAACGTGCTGCCCCTGGATGGACGCAGAACCGCCCGCCTGAATGTGGCCAATCGCCCCAGCCTTACCGCCGGACGCACCCACTTTGCCTATCCTCGTGGGATGCGCCTGCCGGAGGGATCGGCCCCGGATCTCAAGTACCGCAACCACACCATCACCGCCAATGTGGAAATTCCGTCCCAGGGCGCAGAGGGGATGCTGGTGACGCTGGGGGGACGATTCTCCGGCTACGGACTGTTTGTGAAGGACGGCAAGCTGTTCTACCACTACAACTTGGCGGGGGTTGACCGCTACGAGGTCGAGTCGAGTACTCGCCTGCCCACTGGCAAGGTCGTCCTCAAGGCGGACTACAAGACCGATGCCGCCCAGCCCTTCGCCGGGGCCATGGTGACGCTGTATGCCAACAACAAAAAAATCGGCCAGGGCCGGGTCGAAAAGAGCATTCCCAACCGCTTCACCATCGACGAAACCCTGGATATTGGCTTCGACACCGGAACGCCCGTCACCGAGACCTACGAAATGCCCTTTGCCTTCACCGGCAAGCTTGATGAGGTGGCCATTGACCTGAACTAG
- a CDS encoding Uma2 family endonuclease, which produces MVFLDNLNDLASRIALDDPEERRVLSRVSWPQYEALLADMGDSSAYRVHFLDGVLEILAPSRNHEVGKTKLGQLLELYFLETETEYFPMGSTTLKKPERQAGGEPDESYCIGTDKEFPDLAIEVIVTSGSINRLELYRRLGVREVWFWQKNRLSLYHQREETPPQFADTAGYAAIQESEVLPDLDLELLTRCLQTPNPLAAAKAFRQGLKDQRKDA; this is translated from the coding sequence ATGGTCTTTCTGGACAATTTGAACGATTTGGCAAGCCGGATAGCCCTGGATGACCCCGAAGAGCGACGGGTGCTAAGTCGGGTGTCGTGGCCACAGTACGAGGCCCTGCTGGCGGATATGGGGGATAGTTCGGCCTATCGGGTGCATTTTTTAGATGGAGTGTTAGAAATCTTGGCTCCCAGTCGTAACCATGAAGTTGGAAAAACCAAGCTTGGTCAATTGCTGGAACTCTATTTTTTGGAAACCGAAACGGAGTACTTCCCGATGGGTTCCACGACGCTGAAAAAGCCAGAACGACAGGCAGGCGGCGAACCGGATGAAAGCTACTGCATTGGCACAGACAAAGAATTTCCCGATTTGGCGATTGAGGTGATTGTGACCAGCGGCAGCATCAATCGCCTGGAGCTGTACCGACGGCTGGGGGTACGAGAGGTGTGGTTCTGGCAGAAGAATCGTCTTTCCCTGTATCACCAGCGAGAGGAAACCCCGCCTCAATTTGCTGATACCGCTGGCTATGCAGCCATTCAAGAAAGCGAAGTGTTGCCCGATCTGGATCTGGAGTTGCTGACCCGCTGCCTGCAAACCCCGAACCCGTTAGCGGCGGCAAAAGCTTTTCGGCAAGGACTGAAAGACCAGAGGAAAGATGCCTGA